In Hymenobacter gelipurpurascens, one DNA window encodes the following:
- a CDS encoding glycosyltransferase has translation MMLAAAFVLWMSLLLVAHTYVLFPLLLGHLARTRHQNQQVFAPDSPDLPAVDILLAVYNEEQVIEQKIRSIFTTTYPLDKLTLYIGSDNSQDGTNALVQRLAAEYPGLRFRPFQQRTGKPGVIEALGQEATAPVLVLTDANVFFAPDTLYQLVKHFRNPAVGQVGGNILNPEHHAEGISGQEKAYLERENLIKYQEGVVWGAMIGAFGGCFAVRRACYHPAPASFLVDDFFISMAVLQDGYRAINELDAVCYEDVSDKLPEEFRRKARISAGNFQNLVAFRRLLWPPWRGVSFAYWSHKVLRWLTPLLLVLMLLANVVLVVQGAGWLYQLLLLGQVGVPLLLLLDGALRRTGTHSRLLRFITHFYSMNAALLLGFWRFLRGVRTTVWEPTQRFQQSK, from the coding sequence ATGATGCTGGCGGCGGCTTTCGTGCTGTGGATGAGTTTGTTGCTGGTGGCGCACACCTATGTGCTGTTCCCACTGCTGCTAGGCCACCTGGCGCGCACCCGCCACCAGAATCAGCAAGTCTTTGCGCCAGACTCACCCGATTTGCCGGCCGTGGATATTCTGCTGGCCGTGTACAACGAGGAGCAGGTGATTGAGCAGAAAATCCGCAGCATTTTCACGACCACCTACCCCCTGGATAAGCTGACGCTGTATATCGGCTCCGATAACTCTCAGGATGGCACCAATGCCCTGGTGCAGCGGCTCGCCGCCGAGTACCCTGGCCTACGGTTCCGGCCTTTTCAGCAGCGCACCGGCAAGCCCGGCGTAATAGAGGCGCTAGGCCAGGAGGCCACCGCACCGGTGCTCGTGCTGACGGATGCCAACGTGTTTTTTGCGCCCGATACGCTGTATCAGCTCGTGAAGCATTTCCGGAACCCGGCCGTAGGCCAGGTCGGCGGCAACATCCTCAACCCGGAACACCACGCAGAAGGCATTTCGGGGCAGGAGAAGGCTTATTTGGAGCGTGAAAACCTAATCAAGTACCAGGAAGGCGTCGTATGGGGCGCCATGATTGGGGCCTTTGGGGGCTGCTTTGCCGTGCGGCGGGCCTGCTACCACCCGGCGCCGGCGTCGTTTCTCGTTGATGACTTCTTCATCTCGATGGCCGTGCTTCAGGATGGCTACCGGGCCATTAATGAGCTGGACGCCGTCTGTTACGAGGACGTGTCGGATAAGCTGCCGGAGGAGTTTCGGCGGAAGGCGCGCATATCGGCCGGTAACTTCCAGAACTTGGTGGCGTTCCGACGCTTGCTGTGGCCGCCGTGGCGAGGCGTCAGCTTTGCGTACTGGTCGCACAAGGTGCTGCGCTGGCTCACGCCGCTGCTGTTGGTTCTTATGCTGCTGGCCAACGTGGTGCTGGTAGTGCAGGGAGCGGGGTGGTTGTATCAGTTGCTGCTGCTAGGCCAGGTAGGGGTGCCGCTGCTGTTGCTGCTAGATGGCGCACTGCGCCGCACGGGTACACATTCGCGCCTGCTGCGCTTTATCACGCATTTCTACAGCATGAATGCGGCCCTGCTGCTGGGGTTCTGGCGGTTTCTGCGGGGCGTGCGCACCACCGTCTGGGAGCCGACGCAGCGGTTTCAGCAGAGCAAGTAA
- a CDS encoding M14 family zinc carboxypeptidase has product MLSFLLSALLLTSSPAATKVDTDWRTPFEKGNGNTTTTYAECIDYYKRLDKAYPEILLREAGPTDSGFPLHEVIVSLDKTFDPVKTRSKNRRVILIQNGIHPGEPEGIDAAMMLARDYVQKPELRQQLQGVTLVIIPIYNIGGSLNQNSTTRANQNGPEVYGFRGNARNLDLNRDYVKQDSRNARSFAELFARWQPDVFVDTHTSDGADYQYVMTLIATQQSKLHPALTRYLNGNLLPQLYQGMTQRQHPLTPYVDFEGRTPDARGLVGFLESPRYSSGYTALFNTIGFITETHMLKAYTPRVRAQYDFLDLLIRAVQHDKEALGKARADANRQLATQTTFPLAWKLDTTSVEKITFLGYEGRLKPSEVSGEPRLYYDRTAPYSRQINYYNTFRPTVMVERPAAYLIPQAWEEVLDRLRRAGTQLRRLTRDTTLTVEVRYIQDYKTSPKPYEGHYLHSQVELRREEQPLTFHRGDYVVWLNQPAARYLMETLEPQATDSFFAWGFFDSILQQKEYFSDYVYEDVAADLLRRDPSLRERLEKLKKQNPAFAASGAAQLDWVYRQSPNYEKSHQRYPVVRWTGGKLPEAETLK; this is encoded by the coding sequence ATGCTCTCTTTCCTGCTCTCCGCCCTACTGCTCACCTCCAGCCCGGCCGCTACTAAAGTTGACACCGACTGGCGCACCCCATTCGAAAAAGGCAACGGCAACACCACAACCACCTACGCTGAGTGCATCGACTACTACAAGCGGCTTGACAAAGCATACCCCGAGATTCTGCTGCGCGAAGCCGGCCCGACGGATAGCGGCTTTCCCCTGCACGAAGTCATTGTGTCGTTGGACAAAACCTTTGATCCGGTGAAAACCCGCAGTAAAAACCGGCGCGTCATTCTGATTCAGAACGGCATTCACCCGGGCGAGCCCGAGGGCATAGATGCCGCCATGATGCTGGCCCGCGACTACGTGCAGAAGCCCGAGCTACGGCAGCAGCTGCAGGGTGTCACGCTCGTTATCATCCCGATTTACAACATTGGGGGCTCTCTAAATCAGAACAGCACGACCCGCGCCAACCAAAACGGACCAGAGGTGTACGGCTTCCGCGGCAACGCCCGCAACCTCGACCTGAACCGCGACTACGTAAAGCAGGACTCGCGCAATGCCCGCAGCTTTGCGGAGCTGTTTGCACGCTGGCAGCCCGACGTATTTGTAGACACGCACACCTCCGATGGCGCTGACTACCAGTACGTCATGACACTTATCGCCACTCAACAAAGCAAGCTGCACCCCGCCCTCACGCGCTACCTGAATGGCAACCTGCTGCCCCAGCTCTACCAGGGCATGACCCAGCGCCAGCACCCCCTGACGCCTTACGTGGACTTTGAGGGCCGCACCCCCGATGCCCGCGGCCTGGTGGGCTTTCTGGAATCTCCGCGCTACTCCAGCGGCTACACGGCTCTGTTCAATACCATTGGGTTCATCACAGAAACCCACATGCTGAAGGCCTACACGCCACGCGTGCGGGCGCAGTATGATTTCCTGGACCTGCTGATTCGGGCTGTGCAGCACGACAAGGAAGCCCTGGGTAAGGCCCGCGCCGATGCCAACCGCCAGCTGGCTACGCAAACTACCTTCCCGCTGGCCTGGAAACTGGACACTACTTCGGTTGAAAAAATCACGTTTCTGGGCTACGAGGGCCGCCTGAAGCCCAGCGAAGTAAGCGGTGAGCCCCGCCTCTATTACGACCGTACCGCGCCTTACTCCCGCCAGATAAACTATTACAATACCTTCCGGCCTACCGTGATGGTGGAGCGCCCGGCGGCCTACCTGATTCCGCAGGCCTGGGAGGAAGTACTAGACCGACTGCGGCGGGCTGGCACCCAGCTACGGCGCCTCACCCGCGACACGACCCTTACGGTGGAAGTGCGCTACATTCAGGACTACAAAACCAGCCCCAAACCCTACGAAGGCCATTATCTGCATAGCCAGGTGGAATTGCGCCGCGAAGAGCAACCCCTCACCTTCCACCGCGGCGACTATGTGGTATGGCTTAATCAGCCCGCGGCACGCTACCTCATGGAAACTCTGGAGCCGCAAGCCACCGACTCGTTCTTTGCCTGGGGTTTCTTCGACAGCATTCTGCAGCAGAAGGAATACTTCTCCGATTATGTATATGAGGATGTAGCGGCCGATCTGCTGCGCCGCGACCCTAGCCTACGAGAGCGGCTGGAGAAGCTGAAAAAGCAAAACCCGGCCTTTGCGGCCAGCGGCGCCGCCCAGCTGGATTGGGTGTACCGACAGTCGCCGAATTACGAGAAAAGCCACCAGCGCTACCCCGTTGTGCGCTGGACTGGGGGCAAGCTGCCGGAAGCAGAGACACTCAAATAA
- a CDS encoding potassium channel family protein: MSDPHLPHRIPPGALHYVRAIWHRFNLSRFVGALVLTACSFAVGIGGFMWIEKFSFVDAFYMTMITVSTVGFGELHPMSPAGRLFVSFYIFFNLLMLAYLLSVLTTYIFDGGLRNMFAMLKNDQEIRSYSDHVIVCGFGRNGRKAYHELRASGAQVVVVEQDDSLLKDAVQDSGEAIPAVIGDATLDDTMRAAGIARARAIITALPKDADNVFVSLTARELNPRITIIARASLKSSETKLLRAGADSVVMPDEIGGSHMANLVMRPEVIRFLDMISGLGPNKLRLEELSTGELRREWQGLSIRDLNIRSRTGATVIGLKQRDGELMVSPPADLIPKAGDIFLFLGTDEQITLLMNQFRSSEIPDKGKLSR, from the coding sequence ATGTCTGATCCGCACTTGCCGCATCGTATTCCGCCCGGCGCATTGCACTACGTGCGGGCCATCTGGCACCGCTTCAATCTGAGCCGCTTTGTGGGCGCGCTGGTGCTCACGGCGTGCAGCTTTGCCGTGGGCATCGGGGGCTTCATGTGGATCGAGAAGTTCAGCTTCGTCGATGCCTTTTACATGACGATGATAACCGTGTCTACGGTCGGCTTCGGGGAGTTGCACCCCATGTCGCCGGCCGGGCGGTTGTTCGTGTCGTTCTATATCTTCTTCAACCTCCTGATGTTGGCCTATCTGTTGTCGGTGCTCACCACCTACATCTTCGACGGCGGCCTGCGGAATATGTTTGCCATGCTGAAAAACGACCAGGAAATCCGGAGCTATTCCGACCACGTTATCGTCTGCGGCTTCGGCCGCAACGGCCGCAAAGCCTACCACGAGCTGCGGGCCAGTGGGGCGCAGGTTGTGGTAGTGGAGCAGGATGATAGTCTCTTGAAAGATGCCGTGCAGGATTCCGGCGAAGCTATTCCGGCCGTCATCGGCGACGCCACCCTCGATGATACCATGCGGGCCGCCGGTATTGCCCGCGCCCGCGCCATCATTACGGCACTCCCCAAGGATGCCGATAACGTGTTTGTGTCCTTAACGGCCCGTGAGCTGAACCCGCGTATCACCATTATTGCCCGCGCCAGCCTCAAAAGCAGCGAAACCAAACTGCTGCGCGCCGGCGCCGACTCCGTGGTGATGCCCGACGAAATCGGGGGCTCGCACATGGCCAATCTGGTCATGCGGCCCGAGGTAATCCGGTTTCTAGATATGATTAGTGGCCTAGGACCCAATAAGCTGCGGCTGGAGGAACTCAGCACCGGCGAGCTGCGGCGCGAGTGGCAGGGCCTCAGCATCCGCGACCTGAACATTCGGTCCCGCACCGGCGCCACCGTCATCGGCCTCAAACAGCGCGACGGCGAACTGATGGTCAGCCCGCCTGCTGATCTGATTCCAAAGGCCGGCGACATCTTTCTGTTTCTCGGTACAGATGAGCAGATTACGCTCCTGATGAACCAGTTTCGGTCCTCAGAAATACCTGACAAAGGCAAACTCAGTAGATAA
- a CDS encoding cupin domain-containing protein has protein sequence MHSTVSKQQVFEQTEQQLRQQGFSISQQDQNRPWGGFFVLDETQAQQFADTYFDGLSIDELRISGKLSPKMLLVAPHQRLSWQYHHRRAEIWRVVSGTVGIITSPNDEEGELKTYSPGEQITLKQGERHRLIGLEDWGIVAEIWQHTDAANPSNEQDIVRVQDDFGR, from the coding sequence ATGCATTCTACAGTGTCTAAACAGCAGGTATTTGAGCAAACGGAGCAGCAGCTTCGGCAACAGGGTTTCAGCATCAGTCAGCAAGACCAGAACCGTCCCTGGGGTGGTTTTTTTGTGCTGGACGAAACCCAGGCCCAGCAGTTCGCCGACACTTATTTTGACGGTCTTTCTATAGATGAACTGCGCATTTCGGGCAAACTCAGCCCCAAAATGCTGCTGGTGGCGCCCCACCAACGGTTGTCATGGCAATACCACCATCGCCGCGCCGAAATCTGGCGCGTGGTGAGTGGCACGGTGGGTATCATTACCAGCCCTAATGATGAGGAAGGTGAGCTAAAGACCTACAGCCCCGGCGAGCAAATAACCCTGAAACAGGGCGAGCGGCACCGCCTGATAGGCCTAGAGGACTGGGGTATTGTGGCGGAAATCTGGCAACACACCGACGCGGCCAACCCTTCCAACGAACAAGACATTGTGCGCGTACAGGACGACTTCGGCCGATAG
- the proC gene encoding pyrroline-5-carboxylate reductase, with protein sequence MRIAILGCGNMGLAFAKAFLHYNLLQREDLLLLGRDDAQCARLGQALPDLPVGQLGAQTGQYDVVMVAVKPQDFGKAAAGLRAVLQPEQLVLSIMGGIPIARLQQELGHQRVMRAMPNTPVLLGMGITGFSAAPEVERSLLHKVENLLNATGRSIFLEDETMLDAVTAVSGSGPAYFYYIVQAMIRAGQELGFSESVAGLLVKQTMLGAFHLLNNSDQSLDQLIANVASKGGTTEAALREFRAGRLQDTLVAGMKAAQQRATELAKE encoded by the coding sequence CTGCGCATTGCTATTCTGGGCTGCGGCAACATGGGCCTGGCCTTTGCCAAAGCCTTCCTGCATTATAATCTGCTGCAGCGCGAAGATCTGCTGCTATTGGGCCGCGACGACGCGCAATGTGCCCGCCTAGGCCAGGCCCTGCCCGATCTGCCTGTAGGGCAGTTAGGCGCGCAAACCGGCCAGTACGATGTGGTAATGGTAGCCGTGAAACCCCAGGATTTCGGCAAAGCGGCCGCCGGATTGCGGGCCGTGCTGCAGCCCGAGCAGCTGGTACTGTCCATCATGGGCGGCATCCCGATTGCGCGGCTGCAGCAGGAGCTAGGCCACCAGCGGGTGATGCGCGCCATGCCCAACACGCCGGTGCTGCTGGGCATGGGCATCACGGGGTTTTCGGCGGCGCCCGAAGTAGAGCGCAGCCTTTTGCACAAAGTAGAGAACCTGCTGAATGCCACTGGCCGCTCTATTTTTCTGGAAGACGAAACCATGCTCGACGCCGTGACGGCCGTAAGTGGGAGTGGCCCGGCCTATTTCTACTACATCGTGCAAGCCATGATACGCGCTGGGCAGGAACTGGGCTTCTCCGAGTCGGTGGCCGGGCTGCTGGTGAAGCAAACCATGCTTGGGGCCTTCCACCTGCTCAACAACTCCGACCAAAGCCTCGACCAGCTCATTGCCAACGTCGCCTCCAAAGGCGGCACCACGGAGGCGGCGTTGCGCGAATTCAGGGCCGGCCGCCTCCAAGACACGCTGGTTGCCGGCATGAAAGCCGCCCAGCAGCGCGCCACCGAGTTGGCTAAGGAATAG
- a CDS encoding bifunctional 3,4-dihydroxy-2-butanone-4-phosphate synthase/GTP cyclohydrolase II — MLDSIEDAIADIRAGKVVVVVDDEDRENEGDFICAARCATPEVINFMATHGRGLVCAPLIEQRCEELGLELMVGRNTALHSTPFTVSIDLLKNGVTTGISASDRSKTILALIDPETKPEELGKPGHIFPLKARKEGVLRRAGHTEAAIDLARLAGFEPAGVLVEILREDGEMARLPELREVATKWDLKLISVQDLIKYRLEKESLITREISVKLPTEFGDFDLIAYTQTSTNAQHLALVKGDISGPEPVLVRVHSSCVTGDIFGSCRCDCGPQLHRAMQQIEREGRGVVVYMNQEGRGIGLLNKLRAYKLQEQGRDTVEANIELGFGMDERDYGVGAQILRDLGISKMRLLSNNPRKRTGLIGYGLQIVDSVPIEVEPNVHNERYLTTKRDKLGHTILHKDRTPHPDAEAAATSL, encoded by the coding sequence ATGCTTGATTCCATCGAAGACGCTATTGCCGACATCCGCGCCGGTAAGGTAGTAGTGGTTGTAGACGACGAAGACCGCGAAAACGAGGGCGACTTTATCTGCGCCGCGCGTTGCGCCACCCCGGAAGTTATCAATTTCATGGCTACGCACGGTCGTGGCCTGGTTTGCGCCCCACTTATCGAGCAGCGCTGCGAAGAGTTAGGCCTGGAGCTGATGGTGGGCCGCAATACGGCTCTGCATTCCACGCCCTTTACCGTGAGCATCGACCTGCTGAAAAACGGCGTAACCACTGGCATTTCGGCTTCCGACCGCAGCAAGACCATTCTGGCTCTCATCGACCCCGAGACCAAGCCCGAAGAACTTGGCAAGCCGGGCCATATTTTCCCGCTGAAAGCCCGCAAAGAAGGTGTTCTGCGCCGCGCCGGCCACACGGAAGCGGCCATTGATCTGGCCCGCCTGGCCGGGTTTGAGCCGGCGGGTGTGCTAGTAGAAATTCTGCGCGAAGACGGCGAAATGGCTCGCCTGCCCGAACTGCGCGAGGTGGCCACCAAATGGGACCTGAAGCTGATTTCGGTGCAGGACCTGATCAAATATCGCCTGGAAAAGGAAAGCCTCATCACGCGCGAAATCTCCGTGAAGCTGCCTACTGAGTTCGGCGACTTCGACCTCATTGCTTACACTCAAACCTCCACCAACGCCCAGCATCTGGCCCTTGTAAAAGGCGATATTTCGGGCCCCGAGCCGGTATTGGTGCGGGTACACAGCTCCTGCGTAACCGGCGACATCTTCGGTTCCTGCCGTTGCGACTGCGGCCCGCAATTGCACCGCGCCATGCAGCAGATTGAGCGCGAAGGCCGGGGCGTAGTGGTGTACATGAACCAGGAAGGCCGTGGCATAGGCCTACTGAACAAGCTGCGGGCCTACAAGCTGCAGGAGCAAGGCCGCGACACCGTGGAGGCCAACATAGAGCTCGGCTTTGGGATGGATGAGCGCGACTACGGCGTAGGTGCCCAGATCCTGCGCGACCTGGGTATCAGCAAGATGCGCTTGCTCTCCAACAACCCCCGCAAGCGGACCGGCCTCATCGGCTACGGCCTGCAAATTGTGGATTCGGTGCCAATTGAGGTGGAGCCCAACGTGCACAACGAGCGGTACCTCACCACCAAGCGCGATAAGCTAGGCCACACCATTCTGCACAAAGACCGCACCCCGCACCCCGATGCGGAAGCGGCTGCTACCAGCCTCTAG
- a CDS encoding fatty acid desaturase family protein produces MTQTLKFTNASRSTFFATVRERVDAYFQTEQISRHANGAMWAKTIFFLTAFVSLYGLILSGWFSLWITLGLSGLLGACCAFIGFNICHDALHGSFSANKNINKVFSLLFNLIGANPYVWTITHNIVHHTYTNIPGHDEDIEVAPGLVRLSPEDPIRPWQRYQHLYAFLLYGLASLSWVVRKDYVKFFQAQIGQHKAQHPRQEYINLFLYKALYYFLFIVLPIVVLDLTWWQFLAGFLMLHFVEGLVLGLVFQLAHVVEGTAFPSPNEAGDIQEAWAVHQLQTTANFAPRSALAGFLCGGLNRQIEHHLFPRICHIHYPALAVIVKQTAQEFELPYLENTSFPSALRSHYRILQKMGRPA; encoded by the coding sequence ATGACGCAAACCCTCAAATTCACGAATGCCAGTCGTTCGACATTTTTCGCCACAGTTCGGGAACGGGTTGATGCGTATTTCCAGACTGAGCAGATTTCGCGGCACGCCAACGGGGCCATGTGGGCCAAAACTATCTTCTTCCTGACGGCTTTCGTGAGTTTGTATGGCCTGATTTTGTCGGGCTGGTTTAGCCTTTGGATTACCCTAGGCCTATCCGGACTGCTGGGTGCGTGCTGTGCCTTCATCGGCTTCAACATCTGCCACGATGCCCTGCACGGCTCATTTTCCGCCAACAAGAACATCAACAAGGTGTTCAGTTTGCTTTTCAACCTGATTGGGGCCAACCCCTACGTGTGGACGATTACGCACAACATTGTGCACCACACCTACACCAACATTCCCGGCCACGACGAAGATATTGAAGTAGCGCCCGGCTTGGTCCGGCTCTCACCCGAAGACCCCATTCGGCCTTGGCAGCGCTACCAGCATCTGTATGCTTTCCTCTTGTACGGTCTGGCATCCCTGTCGTGGGTGGTACGCAAAGACTACGTCAAGTTCTTTCAGGCCCAGATTGGGCAGCACAAGGCCCAGCATCCGCGCCAGGAATACATCAACCTGTTTTTGTACAAAGCACTGTACTACTTCCTCTTTATTGTGCTGCCCATAGTGGTGCTCGACCTCACGTGGTGGCAGTTTCTGGCGGGCTTCCTGATGCTGCATTTCGTGGAAGGCCTGGTCCTGGGCTTGGTGTTTCAACTGGCGCACGTAGTTGAGGGCACGGCTTTTCCGTCTCCTAACGAAGCCGGTGATATTCAGGAGGCCTGGGCCGTGCATCAGCTCCAGACTACTGCCAACTTCGCCCCGCGTAGTGCGCTGGCTGGGTTTCTGTGCGGCGGGCTAAACCGGCAGATAGAGCATCATTTGTTTCCCCGGATTTGCCATATTCATTATCCAGCGCTGGCAGTTATCGTGAAGCAAACGGCTCAGGAGTTTGAACTGCCATACCTGGAGAATACATCCTTCCCATCGGCGCTCCGGTCTCACTACCGCATCCTGCAGAAGATGGGCCGGCCGGCCTAG
- a CDS encoding glycosyltransferase family 4 protein, producing the protein MHLLQLCPRVPYPPTDGGAIAMYDVTAGLARAGHRVTVLALNTPKHFQDDTVLDHLGPNVRLLTVDVDTRLSPVKALQNLLFSKLPYNIERFVSPEVEAKLVELLRTEHFDAAQIEGSLAAWYVAPLKRLAPELPVVLRAHNVEYTIWQMLAEREHNPLKRFYLRHLAKRLRRFEQQIFPQFDAVAAITEPDQRRLRAMGCHEPVVFVPAGVDLARFQRNPAIRPQPRTLFMIGSLDWLPNQEGLDWLLANVWPTVSAQYPDLELHIAGKEMPQRFRELKLPGVTVHGFVESAAAFMQQYEVMLVPLLSGGGMRIKIIEGMALGKCIISTGLGSEGIHVRDNFDIILCDDPAEWIERIGRYYRGELGQQDIGQEAARTIARLYDNRRVVESFQDLYTILTPERA; encoded by the coding sequence GTGCACCTTCTGCAGCTCTGTCCGCGCGTTCCTTATCCGCCTACTGATGGGGGCGCCATTGCTATGTACGACGTGACGGCCGGCCTCGCCCGCGCCGGCCACCGCGTCACGGTGCTGGCCCTGAACACGCCCAAGCACTTCCAGGACGATACGGTACTGGACCATCTCGGCCCCAACGTACGCCTGCTTACGGTGGATGTGGACACGCGCCTTTCGCCGGTGAAAGCCCTCCAGAACCTGCTGTTCAGTAAGCTGCCCTACAATATTGAGCGGTTTGTGAGCCCGGAAGTAGAGGCGAAGCTGGTAGAACTGCTGCGTACCGAGCACTTTGATGCTGCCCAGATTGAAGGCAGCCTGGCCGCCTGGTACGTGGCGCCGCTCAAGCGGCTCGCGCCGGAGCTGCCCGTGGTATTGCGGGCCCACAATGTGGAGTATACTATCTGGCAGATGCTGGCCGAACGGGAGCACAACCCATTGAAACGCTTCTATCTGCGCCACTTGGCCAAGCGCCTGCGCCGTTTCGAGCAGCAGATATTTCCGCAGTTTGATGCCGTGGCGGCCATCACAGAGCCCGACCAGCGCCGCCTGCGCGCCATGGGTTGCCACGAGCCGGTGGTATTTGTGCCCGCCGGTGTCGATTTGGCTCGCTTTCAGCGGAATCCGGCCATCAGGCCCCAGCCCCGTACCCTGTTCATGATTGGCTCTCTCGACTGGCTGCCCAACCAGGAAGGCCTCGACTGGCTGCTGGCCAACGTGTGGCCTACGGTATCGGCGCAGTACCCCGATCTGGAGCTGCACATTGCGGGCAAGGAAATGCCGCAGCGGTTCCGGGAGCTGAAGCTGCCCGGCGTAACGGTGCACGGCTTCGTGGAGTCGGCGGCGGCGTTTATGCAGCAGTATGAGGTAATGCTGGTTCCTCTGCTCAGTGGCGGCGGCATGCGCATCAAAATCATTGAGGGCATGGCCCTGGGCAAGTGCATCATCAGCACGGGCCTGGGTTCCGAAGGCATTCATGTGCGCGACAACTTTGATATTATTCTCTGCGATGACCCGGCCGAATGGATTGAGCGCATCGGGCGCTACTACCGCGGCGAGCTGGGTCAGCAGGACATTGGCCAGGAGGCCGCCCGCACCATTGCGCGCCTCTACGATAACCGTCGCGTGGTGGAAAGCTTCCAGGATTTGTACACCATTCTTACGCCGGAGCGCGCATGA